The nucleotide sequence GAACTTTCGGATAAAGTTCTGCTTGAGCCGTATGTTTGGAAACGGACACGTACGGTTCTTAAGAGGGTGCGGACGAGCAATCGTCCAATCCTATCTAACTTTCTTGCCATCTCCTTGTGCAATTCATCCTCGACTTAAGAAGTCAAGGTATTCTTGCCTACTTTAGATAATAATTTTCCCTAAGCTCATTCATATCAGTTTCATCAGCCTTTTCACTAAGCATTTCCTCGATAACCTCACCCAATGAAACACATTTAAGATCTGCAATGAGATTCAATTTCTTATGCAATTCCCCATTGAGTGTGACGGTTACTTTTTTTGGAATATCTTCTATAGCATAGCAGCCACTGTCCTTTTTTGCTGCAAGTTCAAGCTGAAAATTAATGACCTCATTTTTAATTTTATCCTCAAAGAAAACATCTTTGAACTCCCCAATCAGCTCATCAAACTGCAGAGATCTTCTAAGCAAATCAGCTTTAATAAGCTTCAGGTTGTCCCTTTCATCATCATTTTTGGCATCGACTTTATCAAGTGATTTCAAAGCCAATTTTCGAGTATCAACTGCAAGATTGTCGTCATTATCATCACAAACCCATGCACAATGCAAAAGAGAATAGAATTCTAAGTCGTGAATATCATTAGCCTTTGATATTAAATGATGCCTATAAAATCTTTTGGCCAAATCTGATTTGAAATCATGGCCCCCACAGGTGAGATACTCATCGCTTTTAAGAAAATCAGGAGCCACTTTAACATGAGTTTGTTCAATGTCTCTTGCAACGAATCCGCAGTGAGGACATTCCTGAAGCCATGCAAACATACTGCTTCTTTGCATTTCAGAAGGTCTTAAGTCCAAATCAGGATATCCCCAAGTACTTGTACTTGTCAGAATAGACTGTGGTGATGTTTCAGTGCAAATTGCACATTTTTTATCTAAATCTATAACAGTGGTCATACCATTACAATGTATCTATGATGTATTTAAACCTTTTGAAGGAAAGCAAAATATGCACATGAAAAATAGCAGATTCTGATCAACATCAAAATTAAAAAAAAGTAAAGTAAATGCCAAGGCAGTTACTTTTAAGTTGTGGTATTAATTGAGACAGTTAAGTGCCTCCGGTCAAATCTTCGTTAACTTAAAAAGAAAGGGGAGAAATATTATTCTCCATCAGCATATCTGTTTAAAGATTTAACATTGATTGTGCTGTTTTGAACAGCTTCAATAGCATTTAAAACAGCTCTTGCACCGGCCAAAGTGGTAACATATGGTATACCTAACTCAATAGCCAAACGTCTGATAATGTAACCGTCTTTTGCAGACTGTTTACCTTCAGAGGTGTTGATAATCAAGTCAATTTCCTTGTTCAGGATTGCATCCTTGATGTTTGGTGAACCCTGTGACACTTTTAGGACTTTTTCAACACTGTCCAATCCGGTTGCTTCACCAGTACCTGCTGTAGCCACCAAATCAAATCCTAGGTTAGCTGCCTTTTCAGCAATTGGTCTGATTTTTTTCTTATCGGTTTCTTTTACACTGATAAATATTTTACCTTCTTTAGGCAGTTCCATACCCGCTGAAAGCTGTGATTTGTAAAATGCCATTCCGAAAGTTTCATCTATACCAATACTTTCACCTGTGGATTTCATTTCAGGTCCAAGAACAGTATCGGATTCAGGCAGTTTCAGGAATGGGAATACAGATTCTTTTACAGCCACATGATCTATTTTAATTTCTTTGGTTAAATCAAAGTCTCTGAGTTTGGCACCATTCATAATCCATGTTGCAACCTTAGCTAATGGAACGCCGATAGCCTTACTTACAAACGGAACTGTCCTACTTGCACGAGGGTTAGCTTCGATAATGTAGACCATTTCCTCATCAAGTTTTACAGCATATTGTATGTTCATTAAACCTTTAACATCCAATTCCAATGCAAGTTTTCTTGAATTTTCACGGATGGTATTCAATATATGTTCAGGTATTGTTTGAGGAGGTATTACACATGCGGAGTCTCCAGAGTGCACACCTGCTTCTTCAATGTGTTCCATGATACCTGCAATGAATACGTCTTCACCGTCACATAACAGGTCGACATCCAATTCAATAGCATCTTCCAGGAACTTGTCCACAAGAATTGGATGGTCAGGAGATACCTTTACAGCTTCCTTCATATATTCCTCAAGTTCTGTGACATCATAAACGATTTCCATTGCCCTTCCACCGATAACGTATGAAGGACGTACAAGTACCGGGAATGTGATTCTTTCAGCAATTTCTTTTGCTTCTTCAAATGAATTAGCTGTTCCGTATGGTGCCTGGTGAATGTGTAATTTTTCAAGAAGTTCTGCAAACAATTCACGGTCTTCAACACGGTCGATACTTTCGTATGGTGTTCCCCATATTTTAACACCTGCGTTAGCCAGAGGCACAGCAAGGTTGATGGAGGTCTGACCACCGAACTGTACGATTACACCGTCAGGTTTTTCCTGTTCAATAACTCCCATTACATCCTCAAATGTTAATGGTTCAAAGAACAGCTTATCTGAAATGTCATAATCTGTACTTACAGTTTCAGGGTTGTTGTTAATCAGAATAGTTTCAATTCCTTCATCTTTTAAAGCCAAGGATGAATGTACACAACAGTAATCGAATTCGATTCCCTGACCAATTCTGATTGGTCCTGCACCAAGAATTACAACTTTCTTCTTGTTGGTTGAAGTCAATTCGTTTCCTTTGTCATAACTGCTGTAGTAGTACGGCGTTTTTGCTTCAAATTCAGCAGCACAGGTATCTACCATCTTGTATGATTGTTTGATGTTGTATTTTGAAAGTCTGTTTCTGATGTACTCTTCAGTTTGGCCTGAAAGTTCTGCAAGACGTTTGTTTGAACAGCCAATTTGTTTTGCTTTTCTGAGATAATCCTCATCATCCAGTTTATCGGCAGTTACACCGTTTTCGAAGTTTACGATGTTTCTGATTTTATAAAGGAAGAAATTGTCGATTTTTGTAAGTTCCCTTATTCTATCAATGTCCATTCCGTCCTTAATGGCTGAATAGATTTGGAAATAAATTAAGTCAGTCGGATGAGATAAATCTTCTTCTGTGTATTCGACATATTCAAATCCGTCAAAACCCATGTCAAGTGATCTTAATGCCTTTTGGAACGCCTCTTCAAAGGTTCTTCCGATAGCCATTACTTCACCTGTTGCCTTCATTTGAACACCAACCTCACGGCTGATTCCTTTGAACTTGTCAAATGGCCATCTTGGGATTTTGATAACCACATAATCGATTGCAGGCTCAAATGATGCAGGGGTTTCTTTGGTAATGTCGTTTTTAATTTCATCCAAAGTCATTCCGAGAGCGATTTTGGATGATATTTTTGCAATTGGATAACCGGTTGCTTTTGATGCAAGTGCACTACTCCTTGATACACGAGGGTTTACCTCAATAACCTTGTATTCATCGGTTTCAGGGTTTAGTGCAAATTGAATGTTACATCCTCCACGGATTCCTAATGCTCTGATGATTTTAATGGATGCGTCACGCATTTTCTGGATGGTTTCGTCACAAAGGTTTTGGATTGGAGCGACAACCACACTGTCTCCTGTGTGTATACCCATAGGGTCGATGTTTTCCATGGTACATACGATGATACAGGTATCTTCCTTATCCCTCATTACCTCGAATTCTATTTCTTTCCAACCGAGAACTGATTCGTCGATTAGCACCTGGTTGATGAAACTCATGTCCAATCCGTGATTTGCAATTTCTATCAATTCTTCCTGGTTGTGGGCAATTCCTCCACCGGTTCCACCTAATGTGAATGCAGGCCTGACAATAACAGGGTATCCTATATCCTTAACGGCTTCAAGTGCAGCGTCCACACTTTCAACAGCATGACATTTAGGAATTTCTTCCCCGATTTCTTCCATAAGGTTTGCGAACAGATCACGATCTTCCACATCCTTGATGGTTTGAACATCAGAACCTAATACTTTAATTCCTTCAAGTAATCCTAAATCTCCAAGACCTGTTGCAATGTTTAATCCGGTTTGTCCACCCATTGTTGGTAAAATAGCATCAATATCCTCTTCCTCTATGATTTTTGCAACAACTTCAGGAGTTAATGGTTCAGTATAAACAGTGTCTGCCATATCAATATCAGTTTGTATGGTAGCAGGATTACTGTTAACAAGTACGGTTTCTATACCTTCTTCTCTTAATGATTTACATGCTTGTGAACCTGAATAATCGAACTCTGCAGCTTGTCCAATTTGAATAGGTCCAGATCCAATAATTAAAACTTTTTTAATATCCTTATCAACTGGCATATGTAATCCCCTTCCTTAATAATCATCCATCATTTGGCTAAACTCATCAAAAGTATTTCTTGTATCATTTGGACCAGGTCCCGCTTCAGGGTGGTACTGTATACAACGCATTGGGAGTTCTTTGTGAGAAATACCCTCAGGAGTTCCATCATTTAAGTTAACATGAGTTAAAACTAAATCGGTTTCTTTCAAGGATTCCTTATCAATGGTAAATCCGTGGTTTTGTGATGTGATATAGACTTTACCAGTGTTTAAATCTTTAACCGGCTGGTTTTCACCACGGTGACCAAATTTCATTTTATAGGATCTTGCACCGAAAGATTTAGCAATCAATTGTTGACCCATACAGATTCCGAAGATTGGAAGTCTGTTGGCTAATTTTTTCAGGGTTTCAATAGTTTCAGTTACTCTGTCAGGATTTCCAGGTCCTGAAGTAATCATCAAACCATTAGGAGAGTAATCCAAAACAGTTTTATAATCAGTATCATAAGGGAAAAGTATTACTCCAATATCCCTCTCTAAAAATGAGTTAATAATGTTCTTTTTAACACCACAGTCAATCAAAGCAACTTTTTTATCGGCATCCTCATTGAATACCTTGATTTCTTTTGTGGATACCAATGGCACAACATCAATATCCTCAATGCTTGGCTGAGATTTTGCCATTTCAATCAATTTGTCATCGGCAATGTCTTCAGTTGTAATTGCTGCTTTAAGGGAACCCCTTTCACGAATCTTGAGTGTTAAGTCACGTGTATCAATTCCACTTATACCAGGGGTTTTAAATTCTTTTAAAAATTCATCCAATGTTTTTTGAGGTCCAAAATTAGAGACTTCACGGCAGACCTCACGACAAACAAATCCTTCAACCTGAATCTTATCAGATTGATACCACTTCTCACTTACCCCATGATTACCTTCTAAAGGATAAGTAGACATCAATATCTCTCCTTTAAAAGACGGATCAGTTAGTGATTCGGTGTAACCACCCATACCGGTAGAAAAAACAAGTTCTCCTAATTTAGTGGTTTCATGACCGAATGCTTCACCTTTTAAAACAGTTCCATCTTCCAAAGCTAATTTAGCTATTTTTACCATTAAATCACCATTTTAAGAAAATATAATTCTCTATCTTTTATATATTTTATTTTACTATATTATTAAACTTTGTTTTTTTGAAGTTTTGATTAAGATTTTAGAAATTAAATTAAAATTATTGAATATTATTCTACAAAAATGACCTTATCAATCAACAACAATAATGTCAACAGCGCCACAACATATCCAACAAATAATAGTGGGAGATAACAAATAGTCAATTCAGCTTTCAACACTTACTTTTAATTATCAGTAAGGACAAAATTAATTCAGAAATTAAAAAGGGAAAATCAATGACCAATACGGAAAAATTAGCCAAAAAACATCTGAAAAATCCTAATGACTACAACAGGTTTAAAAAGCTAATCAAAGAAACCAAAATCTATAATGCTCCGGATTCACTGACCGGAGAGCTGAGGCCCTACCAAAAGATAGGCTATTCCTGGCTGATTCAAAACATAAGATACAAGTTCGGAAGCATATTGGCCGATGACATGGGGCTCGGTAAAACAATACAGGTGCTGTCCGCAATACTATTTTACAAGGAACATGAGATGCTGGAGGACAAGTCATCACTGATCATTGTCCCTCCAACACTGATATCCAATTGGGAAAACGAGATAAAGAAATTCACACCTGAACTGACCTATTATATCTATCACGGGTCAAACAGAACATTTCCCCTGGAAAGTTATGACATCATTCTGACTTCCTACGGCGTTGTCCGCCTTGATTTGGACATGTTCGTAGATGAAAAATGGTTCTTATGCGTCATTGATGAAGCCCAAAACATCAAAAATCCCAATACAGAACAGACAAAGGCAATAAAGGAAATCCGGGCAAGAACAAAAATTGCATTGACAGGTACTCCAATCGAAAACAAGCTGATGGACTACTGGTCAATATTTGATTTTGTAAACAAGGGATATCTATCCACAAAGGATGACTTCAAAAGAAACTATGTCGTTCCTATTGAAAAACTGGAAGATGAAGAGACTTTGGAAAATTTAAGAACAATAGCCAAACCATTTGTCATGAGACGCCTCAAAACCGATGAGGACATCAAAAAGGAACTGCCGGAGAAATTCATTAATGACATTTACTGCAGCCTATCCAAAAAGCAGATCAAGTTGTATAATGCCATTCTGGACGAGATATTCTTCGATATTGAAAACTCCAAGGGAATCCAGAGAAAAGGAATTATTTTAAAAATATTGACTGCTCTTAAACAGACCTGCAACCATCCTGCACAGTTTCTGGACATCAAAAAACCTACAATCAAGGAATCCGGAAAAATGGAACTGCTTGTGAATATTTTAGAAAACATTCTGGACAATGATGAAAAGGTCATAATATTTACCCAATACGTCGAGATGGGCAAGCTGATACAGGAACTTATATCCAAAAAGTTCAAACAGGAGGTGCTGTTCCTGCACGGTTCACAAACCCTTAAAGAAAAGACAAGAATCATCGACACATTCCAGGAAGACCCGGACTACAAGATTTTTGTCGCCACACTCAAGACTGGAGGAACAGGTCTCAACCTGACCGCCGCACAGAATGTGATCCATTATGACCTGTGGTGGAATCCTGCAGTTGAAAATCAGGCAACGGACAGGGTTCACCGTATAGGACAGGATAAGGATGTGATGGTTTACCGGTTCATCACCAAGGGAACACTTGAAGAGACCATTGATGCCATAAGCAAGCACAAAACAGATCTTGCAAGCAAATCCATCAGCAATGACGAGACATTCATTACCGAAATGAACAATGAAGAGTTGAAAGAGGTATTGTCCCTGAGATTATGATTCATCAAATCCCAAGGAGAAGTTCAGGCTCCTTGATGAATGGGTAAGGGCCCCTATTGAGATTATGTCCACGCCCAGATTGGCATAATCCAAAATTGTTTCATCAGTTATTCCACCGGAAACTTCAATCAATGAATTTTGACGAATATTTAAATTTTCAAGGTTGTCTATGACTTCTTTTACCTCCTTTGGACCCATATTGTCAAGCATGACGATATCGGCACCATTTTTTACACAGTCAATGGCATCGCCCAGGGTTTCCACCTCAATTTCTATTTTTTTAGAAAAGCTTACATGTTTCTTTGCCCTTAAAAGCGCATCAAGAGGACCATCACAGGTTGCTATATGATTGTCCTTGATTAAGACCATATCATCCAGACTGAAACGGTGAGTATCCGCACCACCAACTTTCAATGCATATTTATCGAATTTGGCTAATGCCGGAGAGGTTTTGCGTGTTCCGGCAACCCGAACGTCACAGTCTCCAACCAACTCAACATAATGGTTGGCGGCTGTTGCGACACCACTCATCCTCATGACCAGATTAAGTGCAGTTCTCTCCAAAAGAAGGATTGTCCTTGCATCCCCTCTCAGTGATATCAAAACGTCCCCTTTTGAGATTTTACTGCCTTCCTTTATCCAGAATAAAACCTTGACACCATATTCCTCAAACAACTCACGGACGATATCAATTCCTGCAAGAATACCCTCATCTTTTGATTTGATGGCTGCATCAACAACCTTACCTTCTTCCACAACCGCATCAGATGTGATATCTCCAAATCCCTCATCTTCAGCCAACATATACTCAATAATCTTATCCAAAAAATCACCTAAAAATTTAATATAATTATGAATATATATTAGTTTAAGAACTATAAAAAGTGATTATATAATGGAAATAATATTTTTAGGAACTTCCTCAGCAGTTCATTCAAAAGATAGAAATCATCCCTCAATTGCCATTAAGGCATTCGGAGAGATATTTTTATTTGATTGCGGTGAAGCAACACAAAGACAACTACTTTACACCAACGTAAGCCCTATGAAAATTTCTAAAATATTCATCACACACTATCACGGAGACCATATACTCGGTCTTCCGGGACTTCTGCAATCAATGAGCCTGAATGGCAGGGAAACAAAGCTGACAATTTACGGCCCTAAAGGGTTGAATAAAATAAAAGATGCAATATACTCCTTAGGTTATTGTGCAATCGAATATCCTGTTGAATTCGTTGAAATAGATTCCGGAATAATTATAGAAAACGAAACCTATTTTATCGAAGCCCAAAGGGTCAAGCACAATGTCCCAGCATTAGCATACTCTATTGAAGAGAAGAAAAAACCTAGATTCTTAAGGGAAAAGGCCATAGAGTTGGGCGTGCCGGTTGGTCCCGCTTTTGGAAAACTGCACAATGGTGAAGAAGTAGAAATTGACGGAAAAATTATCAAACCAGAACAGGTACTGGGAGAGCCTAGAAAAGGAACCAAAGTTACATATTCAGGAGATACAAGGCCTTGCGAGGAGATGATTATGCTGGCACGTGATTCAACACTGCTCATACATGAATCAACATTCATTCAAAAGCAGAAACTGAATGCAGAAGAATATGGGCATTCAACATCTGTTGATGCGGCATACATAGCAAAAGATTCCAACAGTAAAGAACTGATTCTGACACATATAAGTACACGTTACGGCGATGATTATGCAGACATTATGCTAAAAGAAGCACAGGAGATCTTTGAAAATACCAAATTAGCCAAAGATTTCCTAGAAATTGAATTGTGATGATACCATGAATTTACCAAATATAGACGAAGCGACAATGAAATTACTGACCATTATGGTCATTATCGCCATAACATTTATACTGACAAGGTTGATTGCCTTTTCAATGAAACACATGAAAAGGTTCAAAAAGGATATGACTGCAGTATATCTTATCAGAGACATTATCAGTTTCATCATTTATTTTGTTGCAGTCATGACCATTCTGCAAATATTCGGAATCAATCTTACAGGAACCCTCTTGAGTTTAGGTATTGTGGGTATTGCTCTGAGTTTTGCTGCAAAAGACCTCATATCCAATTTGTTTTCAGGAATCCTGTTAATTTTGAGCAGAAGTGTTAAGGTAGGTGATACGCTTGAGGTTGATGGTGAAAAAGGTTATGTTGAAAGAATTTCACTCCGATCAACAATAATAACCAATGATTACGGCGTTAAAAATCACATTCCAAATTCAATCTTAACAAACAATGAATATCTGCAGTATAAAGCTCCTGAAAAGTATAGGGTCGACATTTTTGGAGGATTGCCTTTAAATATTGACCTCGAAGAATTTAAAGATTATATCATAAATAAAATGGAAAGCTATCCTGCAATAAGTGACACACCCCATCCGGATGTTTATGCAAAAGACATCAGTTTTAAACAAACTAAGTTTAAAGTGTCATTTTGGGTAAAAGACTTTAATAATAAAGACAAATATAAAATAATAATCACTAATGACATTAGAAAATATGTACAACAAGGTGAAAATAATGAGTAGCGCCCTTCAAGAGGAAATTTTAAGATTAAAAGAAGAAAAAAATGCAATAATCCTTGCTCACAATTATCAGCCAAAAGAAGTTCAGGAAATAGCCGATTTCCTTGGAGATTCATTGGAATTATGTATCAAAGCATCACAAATTGATGATAAAGACCTGGTAATCTTTTGTGGTGTTGACTTT is from uncultured Methanobrevibacter sp. and encodes:
- the carB gene encoding carbamoyl-phosphate synthase large subunit; amino-acid sequence: MPVDKDIKKVLIIGSGPIQIGQAAEFDYSGSQACKSLREEGIETVLVNSNPATIQTDIDMADTVYTEPLTPEVVAKIIEEEDIDAILPTMGGQTGLNIATGLGDLGLLEGIKVLGSDVQTIKDVEDRDLFANLMEEIGEEIPKCHAVESVDAALEAVKDIGYPVIVRPAFTLGGTGGGIAHNQEELIEIANHGLDMSFINQVLIDESVLGWKEIEFEVMRDKEDTCIIVCTMENIDPMGIHTGDSVVVAPIQNLCDETIQKMRDASIKIIRALGIRGGCNIQFALNPETDEYKVIEVNPRVSRSSALASKATGYPIAKISSKIALGMTLDEIKNDITKETPASFEPAIDYVVIKIPRWPFDKFKGISREVGVQMKATGEVMAIGRTFEEAFQKALRSLDMGFDGFEYVEYTEEDLSHPTDLIYFQIYSAIKDGMDIDRIRELTKIDNFFLYKIRNIVNFENGVTADKLDDEDYLRKAKQIGCSNKRLAELSGQTEEYIRNRLSKYNIKQSYKMVDTCAAEFEAKTPYYYSSYDKGNELTSTNKKKVVILGAGPIRIGQGIEFDYCCVHSSLALKDEGIETILINNNPETVSTDYDISDKLFFEPLTFEDVMGVIEQEKPDGVIVQFGGQTSINLAVPLANAGVKIWGTPYESIDRVEDRELFAELLEKLHIHQAPYGTANSFEEAKEIAERITFPVLVRPSYVIGGRAMEIVYDVTELEEYMKEAVKVSPDHPILVDKFLEDAIELDVDLLCDGEDVFIAGIMEHIEEAGVHSGDSACVIPPQTIPEHILNTIRENSRKLALELDVKGLMNIQYAVKLDEEMVYIIEANPRASRTVPFVSKAIGVPLAKVATWIMNGAKLRDFDLTKEIKIDHVAVKESVFPFLKLPESDTVLGPEMKSTGESIGIDETFGMAFYKSQLSAGMELPKEGKIFISVKETDKKKIRPIAEKAANLGFDLVATAGTGEATGLDSVEKVLKVSQGSPNIKDAILNKEIDLIINTSEGKQSAKDGYIIRRLAIELGIPYVTTLAGARAVLNAIEAVQNSTINVKSLNRYADGE
- the carA gene encoding glutamine-hydrolyzing carbamoyl-phosphate synthase small subunit translates to MVKIAKLALEDGTVLKGEAFGHETTKLGELVFSTGMGGYTESLTDPSFKGEILMSTYPLEGNHGVSEKWYQSDKIQVEGFVCREVCREVSNFGPQKTLDEFLKEFKTPGISGIDTRDLTLKIRERGSLKAAITTEDIADDKLIEMAKSQPSIEDIDVVPLVSTKEIKVFNEDADKKVALIDCGVKKNIINSFLERDIGVILFPYDTDYKTVLDYSPNGLMITSGPGNPDRVTETIETLKKLANRLPIFGICMGQQLIAKSFGARSYKMKFGHRGENQPVKDLNTGKVYITSQNHGFTIDKESLKETDLVLTHVNLNDGTPEGISHKELPMRCIQYHPEAGPGPNDTRNTFDEFSQMMDDY
- a CDS encoding DEAD/DEAH box helicase, translated to MTNTEKLAKKHLKNPNDYNRFKKLIKETKIYNAPDSLTGELRPYQKIGYSWLIQNIRYKFGSILADDMGLGKTIQVLSAILFYKEHEMLEDKSSLIIVPPTLISNWENEIKKFTPELTYYIYHGSNRTFPLESYDIILTSYGVVRLDLDMFVDEKWFLCVIDEAQNIKNPNTEQTKAIKEIRARTKIALTGTPIENKLMDYWSIFDFVNKGYLSTKDDFKRNYVVPIEKLEDEETLENLRTIAKPFVMRRLKTDEDIKKELPEKFINDIYCSLSKKQIKLYNAILDEIFFDIENSKGIQRKGIILKILTALKQTCNHPAQFLDIKKPTIKESGKMELLVNILENILDNDEKVIIFTQYVEMGKLIQELISKKFKQEVLFLHGSQTLKEKTRIIDTFQEDPDYKIFVATLKTGGTGLNLTAAQNVIHYDLWWNPAVENQATDRVHRIGQDKDVMVYRFITKGTLEETIDAISKHKTDLASKSISNDETFITEMNNEELKEVLSLRL
- the nadC gene encoding carboxylating nicotinate-nucleotide diphosphorylase; translation: MDKIIEYMLAEDEGFGDITSDAVVEEGKVVDAAIKSKDEGILAGIDIVRELFEEYGVKVLFWIKEGSKISKGDVLISLRGDARTILLLERTALNLVMRMSGVATAANHYVELVGDCDVRVAGTRKTSPALAKFDKYALKVGGADTHRFSLDDMVLIKDNHIATCDGPLDALLRAKKHVSFSKKIEIEVETLGDAIDCVKNGADIVMLDNMGPKEVKEVIDNLENLNIRQNSLIEVSGGITDETILDYANLGVDIISIGALTHSSRSLNFSLGFDES
- the rnz gene encoding ribonuclease Z, whose protein sequence is MEIIFLGTSSAVHSKDRNHPSIAIKAFGEIFLFDCGEATQRQLLYTNVSPMKISKIFITHYHGDHILGLPGLLQSMSLNGRETKLTIYGPKGLNKIKDAIYSLGYCAIEYPVEFVEIDSGIIIENETYFIEAQRVKHNVPALAYSIEEKKKPRFLREKAIELGVPVGPAFGKLHNGEEVEIDGKIIKPEQVLGEPRKGTKVTYSGDTRPCEEMIMLARDSTLLIHESTFIQKQKLNAEEYGHSTSVDAAYIAKDSNSKELILTHISTRYGDDYADIMLKEAQEIFENTKLAKDFLEIEL
- a CDS encoding mechanosensitive ion channel family protein, with protein sequence MNLPNIDEATMKLLTIMVIIAITFILTRLIAFSMKHMKRFKKDMTAVYLIRDIISFIIYFVAVMTILQIFGINLTGTLLSLGIVGIALSFAAKDLISNLFSGILLILSRSVKVGDTLEVDGEKGYVERISLRSTIITNDYGVKNHIPNSILTNNEYLQYKAPEKYRVDIFGGLPLNIDLEEFKDYIINKMESYPAISDTPHPDVYAKDISFKQTKFKVSFWVKDFNNKDKYKIIITNDIRKYVQQGENNE